The following proteins are encoded in a genomic region of Sesamum indicum cultivar Zhongzhi No. 13 linkage group LG8, S_indicum_v1.0, whole genome shotgun sequence:
- the LOC105167391 gene encoding BTB/POZ domain-containing protein At5g48130 — MELPTRSTPPHCSLLSSPFSSPNVAALLKIKILSWSQETGFPVCIRVRIADRTFNLHKNPLTCKSGYFREKLEKSNEVELPPNFPGGAETFEMIALFIYGSSTLVDPFNVAALRCAAEFLHMTEEYGTGNLCQRFDIYLNQVVLQSWNDTLIVLQKCQTLLPLAEELLIVSRCIETLAFMACMEILDPERRRDQPVVTLETLACRPWSDEMVKNIISQDLWIKDLIALPLAFFKRVIGSLRRQGMKEKYVSPIILFYADKWVILRNTANEGADDSMKNLEVIMQVVVDLLPNGVNTSKGIPVGFYFSLLSTSVELGLRNDSVEKLQNQIALVLHLAQVQDFLLPKDDKELSIMETIFSTYFSCVMESDCTPVEKNYAVAESWDMYLNVIAADSELCCKRFMNLIETVPVSSRQTHDHLYRAVNTFFQSHPNLSQEEKGLVCKYLNCQKLSQEVCIEAVQNELMPLRLIVQALFVQQLNTQQAFRECSDSFRYTHCGEFSGSVSSSRYANSRSQNLGESPYINGSEGGSRPLSFLLQKDASIRRPELSSEISRKDYESTSFRIQNLEKELMSLKMSLRVQQISKKNDKGSKKVEPVSENLQSIRPYGLVERRMSKKKNPLGQVTSCIGTVNFGPQRKYANRLLKVLRRISLFGRGRSKRKSGASAMSL; from the exons ATGGAGCTCCCAACCCGCAGTACCCCTCCACATTGTTCACTGCTTTCCAGTCCATTCTCATCTCCCAACGTTGCTGCCTTGCTCAAAATCAAGATTCTTTCATG GAGCCAGGAAACTGGCTTTCCTGTCTGCATTCGTGTTCGGATTGCTGATAGAACCTTCAACCTGCACAAG AATCCGTTGACGTGCAAGAGCGGATATTTCAGggaaaagttggaaaaatcAAATGAGGTGGAGCTGCCTCCAAATTTCCCTGGCGGAGCTGAGACCTTCGAGATGATTGCCCTCTTCATCTACGGCTCCTCCACATTGGTAGATCCCTTCAACGTAGCAGCTCTAAGATGTGCAGCAGAATTTCTCCACATGACCGAAGAATATGGCACCGGAAACCTCTGCCAACGTTTCGACATCTATCTCAACCAAGTTGTTCTGCAGAGCTGGAATGACACCCTAATTGTGCTCCAAAAGTGCCAAACCTTACTCCCACTGGCTGAAGAGCTTCTGATCGTGAGCCGGTGCATCGAGACTCTTGCCTTCATGGCTtgcatggaaattcttgatcCAGAGAGGAGAAGGGATCAGCCAGTTGTTACTTTGGAGACTTTGGCTTGTAGGCCGTGGAGCGATGAAATGGTGAAAAACATCATCAGCCAAGATTTGTGGATTAAAGATCTTATTGCGCTGCCGCTTGCATTCTTCAAGAGGGTAATAGGATCGCTGAGACGGCAgggtatgaaagaaaaatacgtTAGCCCCATCATACTTTTCTATGCAGACAAATGGGTAATTTTGAGAAACACGGCGAATGAAGGAGCTGACGATTCGATGAAAAATCTTGAAGTTATCATGCAAGTGGTTGTTGATTTGCTGCCCAATGGGGTGAACACTAGTAAAGGTATTCCTGTCGGGTTTTACTTCTCTTTACTTTCGACATCCGTTGAGCTTGGTTTGAGAAATGACAGTGTGGAGAAGCTACAGAATCAGATTGCATTAGTGCTGCATTTGGCTCAGGTACAAGATTTTCTCCTGCCAAAGGATGATAAGGAACTGTCCATCATGGAGACTATATTTTCGACGTATTTTTCATGTGTCATGGAGTCGGATTGTACCCCTGTGGAGAAAAATTACGCCGTTGCAGAATCATGGGACATGTATCTAAATGTGATAGCTGCTGATTCAGAGTTGTGCTGCAAAAGATTCATGAATCTCATCGAGACAGTTCCGGTTTCCAGCAGGCAAACACATGATCATCTCTACAGAGCAGTGAACACCTTCTTCCAG TCGCACCCAAATTTATCACAAGAGGAGAAAGGGTTGGTATGCAAATACCTCAACTGCCAGAAACTATCTCAAGAAGTTTGCATCGAAGCTGTTCAGAACGAACTGATGCCGCTAAGACTAATAGTCCAGGCACTTTTTGTGCAGCAGTTAAACACTCAACAAGCTTTCAGAGAATGCTCAGACTCATTTAGATACACCCATTGTGGAGAATTTTCTGGCAGCGTCTCAAGCTCTAGATATGCAAACTCAAGAAGCCAAAATTTAGGTGAGAGTCCGTATATAAACGGAAGTGAAGGAGGCAGCAGGCCGCTCAGCTTCTTGCTGCAGAAAGATGCATCAATACGAAGGCCTGAGTTGAGCTCTGAAATATCAAGGAAGGATTACGAGTCCACAAGCTTCAGAATCCAGAATCTTGAGAAAGAACTCATGTCCTTGAAGATGAGCCTTCGAGTACAACAAATCTCAAAGAAAAACGACAAGGGTTCCAAAAAGGTTGAACCAGTTTCAGAAAACCTGCAGAGCATCAGGCCATACGGTTTGGTTGAAAGGAGAATGAGCAAGAAGAAAAACCCCCTTGGACAAGTGACCAGTTGCATAGGAACAGTGAATTTTGGTCCGCAGAGGAAGTACGCAAATAGATTACTCAAGGTACTTCGAAGGATAAGCTTGTTCGGTAGAGGGAGATCGAAGAGAAAGTCAGGTGCTTCAGCCATGAGTCTGTGA